The Gammaproteobacteria bacterium genome has a window encoding:
- a CDS encoding PLP-dependent aminotransferase family protein, producing the protein MSRQLRQRLLSSRGIYANEDEVLITLGAQNALFIIGATFAHKNKPIAVEDPGYHYGRNALQLTGNRLIGVPIDDEGLIVQKIPDECQLVFTTPSHQFPTMVTMSQPRRKQLLAAAAKQDFLVIEDDYEAEMNYFNSRSRSLRSQDKNDRVIYIGSLSKTISPGIRLGFMVAHRDIIRQARIVRGVIMRHAPTIVQEVVALFFQLGYYDSHLRNIERRYKRRWHVMNDAIARHLSMLERTPTRGGTSFWLTGPRGFDATELGKRLRNRGVLIDIGERYYLKNNKRSFRLGFAFV; encoded by the coding sequence TTGTCCCGACAGTTGCGCCAGCGCTTGTTGAGCTCACGCGGGATTTATGCCAACGAGGACGAAGTGTTAATTACCCTGGGCGCACAAAACGCACTGTTTATTATTGGCGCGACCTTTGCCCACAAAAACAAACCCATCGCTGTCGAAGATCCCGGCTATCACTATGGACGCAATGCCCTTCAGCTTACCGGCAATCGGCTTATCGGTGTGCCAATTGACGACGAAGGCCTGATCGTCCAGAAAATACCCGATGAATGTCAGCTGGTTTTTACCACGCCCAGCCACCAGTTCCCGACCATGGTGACCATGTCTCAGCCGCGTCGCAAGCAGTTACTGGCCGCGGCGGCCAAGCAGGATTTCCTGGTCATCGAAGACGACTACGAAGCAGAGATGAACTATTTCAATTCGCGCTCACGGTCCCTGCGCTCGCAGGATAAAAACGATCGCGTCATCTATATCGGCAGCCTGTCAAAAACCATTTCACCCGGCATCCGTCTCGGGTTCATGGTCGCGCACCGTGACATTATCCGACAAGCGCGGATCGTCAGGGGCGTGATCATGCGCCATGCGCCGACGATTGTTCAGGAAGTGGTCGCACTGTTTTTTCAACTTGGCTACTACGATTCGCATCTGCGCAATATAGAACGGCGCTACAAGCGACGATGGCATGTCATGAACGACGCGATCGCCAGGCACCTGAGCATGCTCGAGCGGACGCCGACCCGCGGCGGCACGTCATTCTGGCTGACCGGCCCCAGGGGGTTTGACGCAACTGAACTCGGTAAACGCCTGCGCAACAGGGGTGTGTTAATCGATATCGGTGAAAGATATTATTTGAAAAATAACAAACGCAGCTTTCGGCTCGGTTTCGCGTTCGTG